The genomic DNA GGCAACTAAATCCTTACCTGTAGCAGTAATTTTAGGAGCACTTTTACCATCAAAACTAAGTGCAACAGCTTGCTGAATTTTTTGGGAGTCATCTTTCATCATGTTCTCTATTAGGCTCTAGTTTTGACTAAATAGTGATCGCCAGGTAATAAGGTTGCTGGAATTTGGGCCAACTGAGTAGTGAGTTTTCCGGGGGTAAAACCTATTTGAGTTATTTTATCTGATAATGCTTGGTTAAAGCTTTCTACTTTCGCCAGTAGCATTTGGTTATTGCCTTTAAATTGAATATCCAGCACTTCAGCTTGTTTATGCGCACAAATCAATAATGACCCTTGAGCTAAGTTAAATTTGAGTTGCAGTTTCCATCCTGCTTTTTTATCTTTGTCTGGATCATTTTCTTGTTCAAACTTACCTTCAAATTGCTCATCGCGTTGGTTAATTGAGTAGGGCAGGGCAAAGTACCATGTTATGGCTTGATTGGGATCGGTGCTTGCCTGTTGGTAAAGTGCAATACTACTTGCTAATTGTGCCATCGAGTCTGCGCCACCTAGCTTGTCTAATGCCGCTAATAATCCTGAATTAGCGCTGAGTTTACTCAAGGTCCGTTGTTGCAATTGCGCAAAGTGGGCCTGAAGTTTTTCGCTGATCCCCGCCCCTGTTGATTTTGATTTCACCCCTAATAGTAATTGGAATAGGGTTGTGATGGCACTACCAGAAAAGAGTGGTGAGGGGTGTGAGCTCCCTGAATGACTCAGCGAGGTGTGGGCGAGGTTTAGCGCCGCTAAACTGTGCAGTTCACTGCTGAGTAATGCCGGATCGCTTAATGCGCTTAATGGGTGAGGGCTTATTTGAGGTAAGTGTTTAAACAGTTCGCTGGCGAGATTATGAGGAATTTGTTGAGCTAGCTGCTGTTTTATTGGCATCGCACCTGCTTTTGATAAGGCTTTATTCAATACTTCTATTGGTGCTGGATCGCTACTTAACGTGTTGGGTAGCTCATTTTTCGCGCTATTTAGGATGGCGGGTGCGGTATTAGCCTTGGGTGTGTGCTGTTGCGCTAATAATGTTATCGGTAGCGTGACTTGTTGTGCCGTGTTGGCGGTAGTGTTGGGTCGATTAGCTTGCTGTGCCGTATTGGCGTTAGTGGTGTTGGTTAGACTGGCTTGCGGTGCCGTATTGGCGCTAGTGGTGTTGGTTAGATTAGTTTGCTGTGCCGTGTTGCTAGTGGTGTTGGCTAGATTTGCCTGCGGTGCCATGTTGCTAGTGTTTTTGGTTAGACTCGCTTGCTGTGCCGATAGTGTGGATTGGCTTTGTTGCTGTGTTACCGTTGCCGCTGTTTTTACTGCGCGACTATCGGGGGCTATTTTTGGCGAAGACGCAGTTAATCCATAGGGAACTTTTTGTTGGCTATCATTTCCTTTAATCGCATTATCAATTTTTGGCAATGGTGTTGATTCTAGTTTTTTTAGAAACTGGCTGAGGATTTGTGCCGGTTCATTTTTAGTGATGATGATGTTTGTCGCTTGAGGCGACAGGGCTGCTTGCGGCGTTGTTGTGAGTTTAGTTAAATTTACGCTTACTTCTGCAATGACGGGTGTTAGAGCAAGTTGTAGTTGCTGCTGTTGCACCACGACTTTGGCTAAATATTGGCCCGGATGTAGAGCGGTATTTGGTGATAGTTTGATGCTTGTGCCACCGGCAAACGTTAGTTGATTTTGGTCTTGGTCTATTACGGCTGTAGGCAGTGGATAACCTTGAGGCCTTGTTGCTAACGTTGTAAGCTGTTGTGTTGAAACACCATTTTGTTTTGCTAGTTCCTCAAACGCTTGTGGTAAGGCAAGCTGAATGGGTTGTGCTAAAAGCACTAATTGAGTCGCGACCGTTTGGGCTGGCGATGTGATGGTTGACCCCGCTGAAGCCGTCAGAGGTGTTGGCGCAGGAACTGGGTTATTAATGACTTCGACTTGGCCCTGGGGCTGATTTACGCTGGACGCGGCGCGTGCCAAAAGTTTAGCTTGATCGCTTGCAATCACGACTTGGGCTGTTTGTTGTAATAATTTTTGCAGTTCAGCGGTTTTGTTTAGTTGATAGTGTTGATTTTCAATGGTGATGCTGACTTGTGCGCTTGCTGGTGGTTGCAAAACCTTGACCGCTAGTAATACTGGGGCTAAATCTGATTTTGTGGAAGATGACGTGGATAAAACGGATTTTTCATTTGACGTTTGCACAGGCAAAGAAGCGCTAT from Shewanella psychromarinicola includes the following:
- a CDS encoding flagellar hook-length control protein FliK, with amino-acid sequence MTVPTTLPKKAVNTDTFKPADASQKPLSDRKQTQTDSASLPVQTSNEKSVLSTSSSTKSDLAPVLLAVKVLQPPASAQVSITIENQHYQLNKTAELQKLLQQTAQVVIASDQAKLLARAASSVNQPQGQVEVINNPVPAPTPLTASAGSTITSPAQTVATQLVLLAQPIQLALPQAFEELAKQNGVSTQQLTTLATRPQGYPLPTAVIDQDQNQLTFAGGTSIKLSPNTALHPGQYLAKVVVQQQQLQLALTPVIAEVSVNLTKLTTTPQAALSPQATNIIITKNEPAQILSQFLKKLESTPLPKIDNAIKGNDSQQKVPYGLTASSPKIAPDSRAVKTAATVTQQQSQSTLSAQQASLTKNTSNMAPQANLANTTSNTAQQTNLTNTTSANTAPQASLTNTTNANTAQQANRPNTTANTAQQVTLPITLLAQQHTPKANTAPAILNSAKNELPNTLSSDPAPIEVLNKALSKAGAMPIKQQLAQQIPHNLASELFKHLPQISPHPLSALSDPALLSSELHSLAALNLAHTSLSHSGSSHPSPLFSGSAITTLFQLLLGVKSKSTGAGISEKLQAHFAQLQQRTLSKLSANSGLLAALDKLGGADSMAQLASSIALYQQASTDPNQAITWYFALPYSINQRDEQFEGKFEQENDPDKDKKAGWKLQLKFNLAQGSLLICAHKQAEVLDIQFKGNNQMLLAKVESFNQALSDKITQIGFTPGKLTTQLAQIPATLLPGDHYLVKTRA